TGGTAAGGCGCCGATTGCCAGTTGGTCCAGGTATCTACAAAACCGGTGATACGCTTCAACTGATAAGGCCGCAATGCCACCAGCATTCCGACTGCAGGAATCGCGCATAACAGACCTATTATAAAATTACGAAGAGGCCAGCCACCGAGGAACAGAGCCAGCGACACACCTCCCACAAGAAACAGCGAGGTTCCCAGGTCAGGCTGCTTCAGCACTAGTGGTATCACCAGGAGCAGGGGAACAAGCAGTGGAATTGTCCCTTTCCACCAGTGGTTTAAAAACCTCCGACGCTGGACCATCAACCGTACAGTCAACAATGGCAAAGCGATCTTTGCCAGCTCGGAGGGCTGCAATGAAATAGGGCCTAATCTCAGCCAGCGCTGGGCACCATTGACCCGCGTCCCGATTCCCGGAATGAGTACCAGCACCAGCAATGCCACGGTTCCCCAGAAGAGCAGGGGGGCACGCTGGTACCAGAATCGGGCTGGCAGCATGGAGGCAATTGAGGAAACCACAACTGCCAGAGCCAGAAAGGTCAGGTGCCGGGACAGGTAAACCTGCTCAAACTCGGTTGGCCAGGACGTGATACTGGCACTATGTACCATCAACACCCCGATTCCCAACAGCGCGCAAGCCATCGAGATGAACAGACTGCGATCATGATCAGGCTGAGTTTGCGGCAGGAGTGAGGTAGGTTTCATATTCCGATCTCGAAAATGACACAGAGTGACATCTCTGAAATCGTCTCTTTTTAGGGCACCTCACCAAAGGTAACCCCATAACCAGACCATGATTTAGAAACATTGCCGCCCGACATGAATCAGCTGACAAAACCGTGATAACAGGCCAGGGAATCGCTGTCCCCACTTCGCGAACCGCTAAAATCGATAGATCAATCAGTGCTTTTCAGGTTTATCCGAATTGAACCAACTCGATAGTAGATCAGGTTGCAATTTTCAGACTGGCAACAGCAATAATCGCCAGCAGGGCGGAACAGATCCAGAAGCGAACCACAATCTTCATTTCATGTTCGCCCTTGAAAAGGAAATGATTATGCAGAGGACTACAGGCCAGAATGCGGTTCCCGGTTCGCTTATACCAGAACACCTGCAGCATCACACTCAGTGTCTCGACAACAAAAACGCCGCCGGCAATCACTAGTAAAGCTTCCTGTCGAATGACCAGCGCTGCAAATCCGAGCAACGCTCCCAGAGGCAGGGAACCAGTATCTCCCATGAAAACCTGGGCTGGATAACAGTTGAACCAGAGAAATCCTAGCACCGCCCCTACGGCTGCCCCCAGCAGAATACTTAATTCACCCGCCCCGGGAATGTAGGGAATCTGCAGATACTCTGCCATCACTTTGTGTCCCGCCAGGTACGTCAGGCCGGCGAAAGCAGATCCGGCAAACACCATACACCCACTGGCCAGTCCATCCAGCCCATCAGTCAGGTTGACAGCATTGGAACTGCCCGTCATGACCAGCATCGCCCAGGGAACGAACAGAATTCCAAGCGGAAACACCAGACGAGTGACCGGCATGATCAGATCCAGGCCCGCTGGAACCGTCGAATGACTATGATACAAGGCAGCCCCAATCAATGCAGAAAAGATTAATTGCACAATCAGTTTCTGCCGTGGCTTCAGACCATTCTGCTTGGTACTCAGCTTCACCCAGTCATCGTAAGCTCCCAGCAGCGCAAATCCCGACGCCGTCAACAGGCCAAGTTGCACATAGCCGCTGGAAAGATCCGCCCAGAGCAGACCGGAGATCAAAATTGCCCCCACGATAAAAATGCCCCCCATGGTCGGGGTTGCATTCTTGGAAGCATGAATTTCATTGAGTTTTTCCGAGGCGCTGTCGATTCGTTCCCGAAAACGTTTTTCCAGCCAGCGAATCGCAAACGGGCCGAGTAGAATCGCGATCAGAAATGAAGACAGGCTGGCCAGCGCAATGCGTGCAGTCAGAAACACACGCGAATCGCCCGTGGAGAGCACTTCCAGTTTTTCCAGCAGGGGAGAAAAATGATTCAACAACCAAATGATCATGCAGTGTTTTTCTCGCCCGGATTCAGGGTCTCATTCATTTTTTTACCAGGTCCTGTAAAGAGACCGGGCGCCGAGACCCCAATCTCGACGCCCGGAAATGATTTCACCATGATACAGCATTGGAGTGATCGACCCAATTAATCACAATTTCCGGTGCTGATTTGTCCGCCGAAGCGAACGCGCTCTGGATTCCCGCAAACCCTAAGCACATGGCAAAATCATTGAGTTAGACACATGAAATATTTTTTTCTCCCTGAGTGGACTGCACTGAAACCTGCTGCTTGAGATATTCCAACAGCCGCTCCATCCGCATACCACGGGAACCTTTGACTAATACAACATCTCCCGGCTCTAGACCGGAAAATACATCCGCTTGAATCTCTTCGACATCTGCCCCTTGCACGATACATCCAGCAGGGAACTGTTCTTCGAGTGCTCCTGCCGCAACGGATGCCGCCTGGGCACCACATACATACAATCGATCGATTGTGGAACAGGCGACCTTTTTTCCAATTTCGCGATGATAACCGGGCGAGTCTGGCCCCAACTCCAGCATATCGCCCATTACCAGAATCCGCTTTCCGGGAGTTGGCCACTCGCTCAACAGCTCACATGCCGCTCGCATCGAAACCGGACTGGAATTGTATGCGTCATCCACCACGGTCCAGTCTCCAACCAGTTCGACATGACAGCGACCGCGAACTGGTTCATACTCCCGCAGGCTGTCTGATAATTCCTGATTTGACAGTCCCAGCACTTTACCAACGGCAATCGCGATCAGAGCAGGGTAGACAAAATGACTGCCCATGACCGGGATAACAAAACTTGTTCCATCGACCTGGAAGGTCAGGCCATTTTCTTCCTGACGAACCGCCACGGCTCGCAAATCATTGCCTTCTCCCAAACCAATCCGGAATGAGGGAGCAGGGCTGCGAGAGACCAGAAAGTCCGCATAGGCATCGTCACCATTGACAATTGCCAGTCCCGAAACAGGAAGTTGCTCAAACAGTTCTGCCTTCGCTTCAGCCGTTCGCTGGAGTGTTCCAAAATGTTCCAGATGCGAAGGCCCAATTCCAGTTATGACACCGATCTCAGGACTCACCACTTCTGCCAGACTACGAATCTCACCCGCCTGTGAAGCCCCCAGTTCCAGTACCGCGAACTGATGCACAGACTCAAGCTGAGCAATACTCAGGGGGACACCAAACTCGTTGTTATAGTTAGCAGGACTCTGCACCCCCTTCAGATAAGGAGCCAGGGCTGTGTAAATCATATTGCGGGTGGTTGTCTTGCCAACACTTCCCGTAACTCCGATGACAGTTGCAGACTGCTGCCGGCGATACCAGTAAGCAAACCGTGTGAGTGCCTGATTCACATCATCCACGAACAAGAGTTGTGCCGAGTCGTTTTCAGAGACGAGCTGCTGTTTCACAACACAGGCACTTGCCCCTCGTTCTAATGCCTGCTTTACAAACTCGTGACCATCAAGGCGCTGCCCCTGAATTGCAAAGAACAGATCCCCCGGTTGGACCGTGCGTGAATCAATTGAAATCCCGCTGACACCAGTTGTACCGGCAGCGGAATCGAAGTTATTCGATCTGCTGAGAAGCACCTTGCTAAGTGTTGCGAGAGATAGATGATTCATAACTGTCTGGCCCGTGGTTCCTTTGAATTGTGAATAATAGAATCTGTTAAGCGGAAACTTTCTGAGAGTCCGAAATTTTCTGCTCCGCGAAATACTGCTCTACAACCAGTCGATCGCGGAAGGGAACTTTCCTGTCACGTAAGATCTGTTCGCATTCATGACCTTTACCGGCAATCAGCACCAGATCTCCTGCCCCGGCTTCTGACAAAGCATATTCGATCGCTGCTTTCCGATCTTCGATCAATTCCGGCGTCACTCCCTGAGACTGACAGCCGGCAGCAATCGCTTTCATGATCTGAAAGGGATCCTCGCTCCGCGGATTATCGCTGGTGATGATCACCCGGTCTGCTTCACTGCCCGCTATCCCCAGCAGGCCGCGTTTCGAACTGTCGCGATCCCCGCCAGCCCCAAATACACAGAATAAACGTCGATTACAGACCTGTCGGGCAGAGAGAATCGCATGTCGCAATGCATCATCAGTATGGGCATAATCAATCAGCACGGTACAGGACTGACCACAATTCACCTGTTCCATTCGACCGGGAACATTTTCCAGGGCCTGAATTCCGGTCACGATTTCCTGGAGGCTCAGACCAAGCCCCAGGCAGACAGCTGTTGCCGCCAGGCAATTCGAAACATTATGTCTGCCAATGAGTGTTGTACTGACTGACACCGTATCTGACCCGAATACAATTTCAAATTCTGTACCAGCCGCTGATTCCTGTATCTCAGTCACCTGCAGATCTGCTTCCGACTCAAGCCCGTAAGTCAGCAGCTTTTGAGCCGACTGCTTTCCGTCTGCCATCGAACGACAAACGGGATCATCGAAATTCAGCACCAGCGTCCCTTCAGGCTTGAGATGCTGAATGATTCGTGCTTTACAAGCTGCATAATTTTTCAAATTCTGATGATAGTCAAAATGATCCTGTGTGACATTCGTCACCGCTGCGACTGCCAGTTGTGTCCCCGCAAGCCGGCTCTGGTCCAGAGCGTGGCTGGAGACTTCCATTACTGAATGCGTGACTTCATTCTTGACCATTGCAGATAATAACTGCGACAACTCTAATGCATCGGGCGTCGTCAGCGAAGAAGGGCGAGACTCATTTCCGTCATGGTACTCGACCGTACCAGTGAGACCGGCCTTGTATCCGGCACTCTGTAAAATCGACCGAACCAGCCAACTGACCGTTGTCTTTCCATTGGTCCCGGTAATCCCTACCGCATCCAACTGCCTTGAAGGACGGTCTGCCAGTTCCGAACATAGAATCGCATATGCCTTGCGAACGTCAGCCACAATACACTGAGGTACTTCCAGTCCCGTCAACGGACGACCGGTCAGTACCGCCTTAGCACCGTTTTTGATCGCCTCAGGGATATACTTTTCGGCAGACTCTCTGGTCCCGGCAATCACCACAAACAGGTCTCCCGGCTGACAGCGTCGACTGTCGGACTGCAGGGACGTCACGCAAATGTCAGCACAATCCACAAAGCTCGCGGAAGGAAATTGCGATCTTAAACTGATGGCAATCGTTCCCGGTGACAAGCTTAACGATGAAGATGACATGGATGTGAGGTATGAACCATGCATTTCAATGAAACCAATGTCTGAAAGGGGGGTGGCTAGGGAATGCTTTGATCTAAAAGGCTGGTGGCAAACAATAACAGCCGGAACTGGCTGGGAGATGTGATTGGAAGTGATCAATTTCTGGTTGCGTCTTTGAAGTGGGAGCATTCTCCCGATTCTTCAAATCTGGTCAAGGCGGGTTATGCAAAAAAATGCCGTAGCTTAGACCGCTTGTAATTTTTACACAAGCAACTGCCACCTACCCCAAACGGCATCCCCTTCACACAATAAAGAGAAAGCGGACCGGGCTACTTTTAGCAGAATTTCCAGCCCCAAAATCAACCTTACCTGCAGGTTACACAGTCAAGCTCTTAACCTTCGCTACCCCAAAAATTAAAATTAGTATTTTTACCTATTTCATAGATAATGATATGGATTGTCGAGAAACGGGAAGGTATGCTGAGAAATTATCAGGCCCTATCCAATACATGTCCTAAATGCCTGATATCAAAAAACCTGAAGTTATAGGTCATTTTCAAACTGCAAATTCTTGCCAGCAATCCGAACCACACCCTGGTGCGTGATTTGCTGAATATAAAACAGAAGAAAGCTCTCTTTATGGAGAATGTATTCTTACTCTGATTTTCCCTGGATCCCATAATTCATTTCGCTGTGCCTAAGGAGAAAGAGGATGAAACTGAACTCGCGCCTCAAAAAAGGTTTTACTCTGATTGAGCTACTTGTCGTCATTGCGATTATTGCCATCTTAATAGCCCTGTTACTGCCGGCAGTCCAGCAGGCAAGAGAGGCAGCCCGTCGATCGACGTGCAAAAACAACCTCAAACAGATAGGCCTGGCGTTCCACAATTACCATGACGCACACAGCTGTTTCCCCTTTTCCTGGTTTGTAGATGCCGCCAACCCTGCAAATCCGAAAGCCAGTGTTTACAACATCATGCTTCTCCCCTACATGGATCAGGCACCACTCTACAACCAGTGGAATTCATCGTATCCTGCTTTCGATCAACTGGCCGCCATTCCTGCTGTGCAACAAAACCTGCAGGTCATCAAGAACCCACTTCCAGTCTTCATGTGTCCTTCCACACCAGAGGCCACAACCCACACCTACGACTTAACACCTGCCGGATTTCCACTTACTTACACCGCTGCCCGAACCGACTATTGCCCGGCTTTAGGAGTTCGCGGCACTTATTCCTCAATCGCCTACACCGGTCACCCGGCAGCTAACAGTCGATCCGGAATGCTGACCAATGTAGGAGTCGACCCCAGCAATCCTTCAGGGGGAAGCAACACAATCACCAGAATTCGTGATGTAATCGACGGAACATCCAATACAATCCTGCTCGGCGAACGGGTGGGAGGCACAAATATCTATACTGGCACAACCATTCATTCGGCGTTCACATCCGCCTATGGCTCAACTAATGGTGGCGGATGGGGAGACCTCCTGAATGGTGAGCACTGGTACACAGGCTCTCTCAGAGATGGTACACCCGATGGCCCCTGCGCCATCAACTGCACTAATATTAGAAGTGCAGGCTTTCTGAGCTTCCACGTTGGAGGGGCTCACTTTCTGCTGGGCGATGGCGCCGTCCGTTTCATCAGCCAGAATGTTGATGCCTACACTCTGGCATCTCTCACCACTCGTGCGGGGGGAGAAGTCCTCGGCGAATTCTAAACCTATCTTGCCAAGCAACAGCAGGCTCAGCGCCAGACGCTACGTCTGGCGCTGACAGGTTTAGCCATTCTACATCAGCCACAACCGAGAAAGCTCCATGAAACGAATCAATGCCATTCCCCTGGTTTTATTGTCGCTTGTATTCACAGGCTGCAACCATG
This genomic stretch from Gimesia sp. harbors:
- the ftsW gene encoding putative lipid II flippase FtsW, whose product is MKPTSLLPQTQPDHDRSLFISMACALLGIGVLMVHSASITSWPTEFEQVYLSRHLTFLALAVVVSSIASMLPARFWYQRAPLLFWGTVALLVLVLIPGIGTRVNGAQRWLRLGPISLQPSELAKIALPLLTVRLMVQRRRFLNHWWKGTIPLLVPLLLVIPLVLKQPDLGTSLFLVGGVSLALFLGGWPLRNFIIGLLCAIPAVGMLVALRPYQLKRITGFVDTWTNWQSAPYQLKQSLMALGAGGISGSGLGKGAQKLSFLPEANTDFVFSVAGEELGLIGTLGIAGLWIGLFLAGFNILRSQNQKSFAYVAGFTLLLQLVLQAIINVAVVTAMVPPKGISHPLISYGGTNLMVSLLSLGIIVSLTRAGTDEDLQIDPALDQSDDPEATIDQSAGSLPVDEDLADEECEDEECEDEECEDEECEDEELEKE
- the mraY gene encoding phospho-N-acetylmuramoyl-pentapeptide-transferase, with product MIIWLLNHFSPLLEKLEVLSTGDSRVFLTARIALASLSSFLIAILLGPFAIRWLEKRFRERIDSASEKLNEIHASKNATPTMGGIFIVGAILISGLLWADLSSGYVQLGLLTASGFALLGAYDDWVKLSTKQNGLKPRQKLIVQLIFSALIGAALYHSHSTVPAGLDLIMPVTRLVFPLGILFVPWAMLVMTGSSNAVNLTDGLDGLASGCMVFAGSAFAGLTYLAGHKVMAEYLQIPYIPGAGELSILLGAAVGAVLGFLWFNCYPAQVFMGDTGSLPLGALLGFAALVIRQEALLVIAGGVFVVETLSVMLQVFWYKRTGNRILACSPLHNHFLFKGEHEMKIVVRFWICSALLAIIAVASLKIAT
- the murF gene encoding UDP-N-acetylmuramoyl-tripeptide--D-alanyl-D-alanine ligase — encoded protein: MNHLSLATLSKVLLSRSNNFDSAAGTTGVSGISIDSRTVQPGDLFFAIQGQRLDGHEFVKQALERGASACVVKQQLVSENDSAQLLFVDDVNQALTRFAYWYRRQQSATVIGVTGSVGKTTTRNMIYTALAPYLKGVQSPANYNNEFGVPLSIAQLESVHQFAVLELGASQAGEIRSLAEVVSPEIGVITGIGPSHLEHFGTLQRTAEAKAELFEQLPVSGLAIVNGDDAYADFLVSRSPAPSFRIGLGEGNDLRAVAVRQEENGLTFQVDGTSFVIPVMGSHFVYPALIAIAVGKVLGLSNQELSDSLREYEPVRGRCHVELVGDWTVVDDAYNSSPVSMRAACELLSEWPTPGKRILVMGDMLELGPDSPGYHREIGKKVACSTIDRLYVCGAQAASVAAGALEEQFPAGCIVQGADVEEIQADVFSGLEPGDVVLVKGSRGMRMERLLEYLKQQVSVQSTQGEKNISCV
- a CDS encoding UDP-N-acetylmuramoyl-L-alanyl-D-glutamate--2,6-diaminopimelate ligase — translated: MTSLQSDSRRCQPGDLFVVIAGTRESAEKYIPEAIKNGAKAVLTGRPLTGLEVPQCIVADVRKAYAILCSELADRPSRQLDAVGITGTNGKTTVSWLVRSILQSAGYKAGLTGTVEYHDGNESRPSSLTTPDALELSQLLSAMVKNEVTHSVMEVSSHALDQSRLAGTQLAVAAVTNVTQDHFDYHQNLKNYAACKARIIQHLKPEGTLVLNFDDPVCRSMADGKQSAQKLLTYGLESEADLQVTEIQESAAGTEFEIVFGSDTVSVSTTLIGRHNVSNCLAATAVCLGLGLSLQEIVTGIQALENVPGRMEQVNCGQSCTVLIDYAHTDDALRHAILSARQVCNRRLFCVFGAGGDRDSSKRGLLGIAGSEADRVIITSDNPRSEDPFQIMKAIAAGCQSQGVTPELIEDRKAAIEYALSEAGAGDLVLIAGKGHECEQILRDRKVPFRDRLVVEQYFAEQKISDSQKVSA
- a CDS encoding DUF1559 domain-containing protein → MKLNSRLKKGFTLIELLVVIAIIAILIALLLPAVQQAREAARRSTCKNNLKQIGLAFHNYHDAHSCFPFSWFVDAANPANPKASVYNIMLLPYMDQAPLYNQWNSSYPAFDQLAAIPAVQQNLQVIKNPLPVFMCPSTPEATTHTYDLTPAGFPLTYTAARTDYCPALGVRGTYSSIAYTGHPAANSRSGMLTNVGVDPSNPSGGSNTITRIRDVIDGTSNTILLGERVGGTNIYTGTTIHSAFTSAYGSTNGGGWGDLLNGEHWYTGSLRDGTPDGPCAINCTNIRSAGFLSFHVGGAHFLLGDGAVRFISQNVDAYTLASLTTRAGGEVLGEF